One Cupriavidus pauculus DNA segment encodes these proteins:
- a CDS encoding Tn3 family transposase translates to MNQISETAYPLLPAEITADELRAVYTPSAAEIRFVYGQFRQAPTRVLILTQLKLLQRLGYMPPMSDVPPEIVAHICSVLKVRSPPRTTIKRYDRSGSKSRHQKVLREFVGIRVVDALTHEWLAVVAAIAARTKAELPDIINVLLEELIRQRYELPPLATLSRIAASARSRLHETIYQAFSDALDEPLRARLDALFSNRAGRTPWDELKREPKRPRPREVASFLKHIQALNELADGLPPPPEMLSVPKRMQLVLEARALDVHEMRMLKPAKRYTLAVLFILAQLQKALDDVAEIFIKTVRNLEGTAELRMKQYRLAHADELESLVSQFRDVLHILQDDEAPPAERIARMRASLNDDPGNALSRCNEHIAYTGNHAIPFLLAPYRNLRSLLFQCLDLLSLRSSSQDDALLGALAWVQQYRASRREYLLLGDADLAELPLDWMPEKWEKFVFPDGRTARLLHRKYFELCVFSQLRRELNSGDVYVEHSDQYDDPREHQVSWDEFREELPRYGELVDFPVDSRAFVQQLKDQLSALADEVDAAFPENDYVEIGDQGLILHKLEKKPDPPNKMLIDQAITASMRPVSILDILTETEQWLDLHRLFGPLSGFEAKIDEPRKRFITTLFCYGCNLGPAQTARSVKNLSRKQVAWLNLRHVTEERLDKAIVRVINAYNQFALPKFWGSGSRVSADGTKWNLYEQNLLSEYHIRYGGYGGIGYYHVSDKYIALFSHFIPCGVHEAVYILDGLIKNTSDVQPDTVHGDTQAQSAPVFALAHLLGIKLMPRIRDIKELRFYKADRRRRYTNIESLFRGNVDWALIERHLSDMLRVAISIKAGRMTPSTILRRLGSESVKNKLYFAFRELGRVIRTLFLLRYIKDPEMRRTIHAATNKSEQFNDFAKWLMFGGDVIAENVRHEQRKVIKYNQLVANMVILYNVQWMSRKLKELQMKGHPVDAEVLQALSPYRKDHINRLGSYLVDLQRKVPPLDTSIDFVFGSAA, encoded by the coding sequence ATGAACCAGATTTCCGAAACCGCGTACCCGTTACTGCCAGCGGAGATCACCGCAGACGAGTTGCGGGCAGTCTACACGCCCAGCGCCGCCGAAATCCGCTTCGTGTATGGCCAGTTCCGGCAAGCGCCAACACGCGTGCTGATTCTGACGCAGCTCAAACTGCTTCAGCGTCTGGGATACATGCCGCCAATGTCAGACGTGCCACCCGAAATCGTCGCCCATATTTGCTCGGTGCTCAAGGTCCGATCGCCGCCCCGCACGACAATCAAGCGCTATGACAGGTCGGGCAGCAAGTCTCGGCACCAGAAGGTGCTGCGCGAATTTGTCGGCATCCGCGTCGTTGATGCGCTTACCCATGAATGGCTTGCTGTCGTCGCGGCCATCGCGGCGCGCACGAAGGCAGAGTTGCCGGACATCATCAACGTTCTGCTCGAAGAGCTCATCAGGCAGCGCTACGAACTGCCGCCGCTGGCAACCCTCTCGCGCATTGCGGCTTCCGCCCGCAGCCGGCTTCACGAGACCATCTACCAGGCCTTCTCCGACGCGTTGGACGAACCGCTCAGAGCCCGCCTCGACGCTCTCTTCAGCAACCGGGCGGGACGCACGCCCTGGGACGAACTGAAGCGGGAACCAAAACGGCCGAGGCCGCGCGAGGTCGCAAGCTTCCTCAAACACATTCAGGCCTTGAACGAGCTGGCCGACGGCCTACCGCCGCCGCCGGAAATGCTCTCGGTCCCCAAGCGCATGCAACTCGTCCTTGAAGCACGGGCCCTCGACGTCCATGAGATGCGCATGCTCAAGCCGGCGAAGCGCTACACGCTTGCTGTGCTATTCATCCTCGCGCAGCTGCAGAAGGCACTTGATGACGTCGCGGAAATCTTCATCAAGACGGTCCGCAACCTGGAAGGCACGGCGGAACTGCGCATGAAACAGTATCGGCTGGCGCACGCTGACGAGCTCGAATCGCTCGTCAGTCAGTTTCGCGATGTGCTCCACATCCTGCAAGACGACGAGGCGCCGCCCGCCGAGCGCATTGCGCGCATGAGGGCATCCCTCAATGACGATCCCGGCAACGCCCTGAGCCGATGCAACGAGCACATCGCATATACCGGCAATCACGCCATCCCGTTTCTGCTGGCCCCATACAGGAATCTGCGGTCACTGCTGTTCCAGTGCCTCGATCTCCTGTCACTGCGCTCGAGCTCCCAGGACGATGCCCTGCTCGGCGCGCTCGCTTGGGTCCAGCAATACCGGGCCTCACGTCGCGAATACCTGCTGCTGGGCGACGCCGACCTCGCAGAGCTGCCGCTCGACTGGATGCCAGAGAAGTGGGAGAAATTTGTCTTCCCGGACGGGCGGACCGCCCGACTGCTGCACCGGAAATATTTCGAGTTATGCGTGTTCAGCCAGCTCAGGCGTGAACTCAACTCCGGGGACGTTTACGTCGAGCACAGCGACCAGTACGATGATCCCCGCGAACACCAGGTATCGTGGGACGAATTCCGCGAAGAACTGCCGCGCTATGGCGAACTCGTCGACTTCCCGGTCGATAGCCGGGCCTTCGTCCAGCAACTGAAGGACCAACTCAGCGCACTGGCCGACGAGGTCGACGCTGCCTTTCCGGAGAACGACTACGTCGAGATTGGCGACCAAGGTCTGATTCTCCACAAGCTCGAGAAGAAGCCCGACCCGCCAAACAAGATGTTAATCGACCAGGCCATCACGGCGTCGATGCGGCCGGTCAGCATCCTTGACATCCTGACCGAAACCGAACAGTGGCTCGACCTGCACCGGCTGTTTGGCCCGTTATCCGGCTTCGAGGCGAAGATCGACGAGCCGCGCAAGCGCTTCATCACGACGCTGTTCTGCTATGGGTGCAATCTCGGACCGGCGCAGACGGCGCGCTCGGTAAAGAACCTCAGCCGCAAGCAGGTCGCCTGGCTGAATCTGCGCCACGTGACCGAAGAGCGCCTGGACAAGGCCATCGTCCGGGTCATCAACGCCTACAACCAGTTTGCGTTGCCGAAGTTCTGGGGTTCCGGAAGCCGAGTTTCGGCCGACGGCACGAAATGGAATCTCTACGAGCAAAATCTGCTGTCCGAATATCACATCCGGTACGGCGGCTATGGCGGTATTGGTTACTACCACGTGTCGGACAAGTACATCGCGCTCTTCAGCCACTTCATTCCGTGTGGCGTGCATGAAGCCGTCTACATCCTCGACGGGCTGATCAAGAATACCTCCGACGTGCAGCCGGACACGGTCCATGGCGATACCCAGGCGCAGAGCGCGCCGGTCTTCGCACTCGCACACCTGCTCGGCATCAAACTAATGCCCCGCATCCGCGACATCAAGGAACTGCGCTTCTACAAAGCGGACCGGCGCCGTCGCTACACCAACATCGAATCACTGTTCCGCGGCAACGTCGACTGGGCCCTCATCGAAAGGCACTTGTCGGACATGCTGCGCGTCGCCATCTCAATCAAAGCCGGCCGGATGACGCCATCGACGATCCTGCGGCGCCTCGGCTCCGAGAGTGTCAAGAACAAGCTGTATTTCGCGTTCCGCGAGCTCGGGCGGGTAATCCGCACGCTGTTCCTGCTGCGCTACATCAAGGACCCCGAAATGCGCCGGACGATCCATGCCGCGACGAACAAGAGCGAACAGTTCAACGATTTTGCGAAATGGCTGATGTTCGGCGGTGACGTCATCGCGGAAAACGTCCGGCACGAACAGCGCAAAGTCATCAAGTACAACCAGCTCGTCGCGAACATGGTCATCCTCTACAACGTGCAGTGGATGTCGCGCAAACTGAAGGAGTTGCAAATGAAGGGCCATCCTGTCGACGCCGAGGTGCTCCAGGCGCTGTCGCCTTACCGGAAGGACCACATCAACCGGCTCGGGTCTTATTTGGTGGATCTCCAGCGGAAGGTGCCGCCGCTCGATACGTCGATCGATTTCGTTTTCGGATCGGCGGCATAG
- a CDS encoding amino acid ABC transporter ATP-binding protein produces MTNNTRETIVKVDRVTKAFGANQVLKGVSMTVGKGEAVALIGPSGSGKSTLLRCINGLVQPDSGEIYAAGHRVHDLSDSARRIALRKDVCMVFQQYNLFPHMTVLENIMLAPVQVLKQRPDEVRERAMTLLAKVRLTGKENAYPGHLSGGQQQRVAIARALAMRPSVMLFDEVTAALDPETVKEVLITIRELVQEGMTCVLVTHEMRFAREVAHHIYFTDKGLIVEHGKPDAFFDDPQDSRTREFLGHVLA; encoded by the coding sequence GTGACTAACAATACTCGCGAGACCATCGTGAAAGTCGACCGCGTGACGAAGGCATTCGGCGCAAATCAGGTGCTCAAGGGCGTTTCGATGACCGTGGGCAAAGGGGAAGCCGTGGCGCTGATTGGGCCATCGGGTTCCGGCAAGTCGACGTTGCTGCGCTGCATCAATGGTCTCGTTCAGCCGGATAGCGGCGAGATCTATGCCGCGGGGCACAGGGTCCATGACCTTTCCGACAGTGCGAGACGCATTGCCTTGCGCAAGGACGTCTGCATGGTGTTTCAGCAGTACAACCTCTTCCCTCATATGACGGTGCTCGAGAACATCATGCTTGCGCCCGTCCAGGTTCTGAAGCAGCGCCCCGACGAAGTCCGCGAGCGCGCCATGACGCTGCTTGCAAAAGTCCGACTGACTGGCAAAGAGAACGCCTACCCCGGCCACCTCTCGGGCGGGCAACAGCAACGCGTGGCAATCGCACGAGCATTGGCCATGCGGCCTAGTGTAATGCTGTTCGACGAAGTCACTGCAGCACTGGATCCCGAGACCGTCAAAGAAGTCCTGATCACGATCCGAGAGCTGGTGCAGGAAGGCATGACCTGTGTCCTCGTGACCCACGAGATGAGGTTCGCCCGGGAAGTGGCCCACCACATTTATTTCACCGACAAAGGACTTATCGTGGAGCACGGCAAACCGGACGCATTTTTTGATGATCCGCAGGACTCCCGCACACGCGAGTTCCTGGGCCACGTACTGGCCTGA
- a CDS encoding amino acid ABC transporter permease: MDIAELFRGLNSTQGINFSFFYDQFDKELLLQGIRYTAWLSVASIVGSLVVGAIGAYLQFSGGKFARSAVDLYVQAFRNTPPLVQLYFFYFALGPALTGLLGGTSPVLSNVTWAIVSLTFYAGAFNVEIFRAGMEAVPNSTLEAADALGMNKGQTFRKVVLPLSLRISFAGLNNNLVNLIKTSTNAFAIAVPELLYASSQIWSESLNALEMMVFLLVFYIAVIGVFTWLMHRIEHAVAVPGWGKA, encoded by the coding sequence ATGGACATCGCAGAACTCTTTCGCGGCCTAAACAGCACTCAAGGCATCAATTTCTCGTTCTTTTACGACCAGTTCGACAAGGAGCTTCTTCTCCAGGGCATACGCTACACCGCCTGGCTGTCGGTGGCGTCGATCGTGGGAAGCCTGGTTGTGGGGGCGATCGGCGCCTACCTCCAGTTTTCGGGTGGAAAATTCGCCAGGAGTGCCGTCGACCTCTACGTGCAGGCTTTCCGAAACACGCCCCCGCTTGTCCAGCTCTATTTTTTCTACTTTGCGCTGGGCCCTGCGCTAACCGGTTTGCTCGGCGGCACCTCCCCCGTCCTGAGCAACGTAACTTGGGCGATCGTCTCGCTGACGTTCTATGCCGGTGCGTTCAACGTGGAAATCTTTCGTGCTGGCATGGAGGCCGTCCCCAACTCTACGCTTGAAGCAGCCGATGCACTTGGGATGAACAAGGGTCAGACGTTTCGCAAGGTGGTGCTGCCGCTGTCGTTGCGCATCAGCTTCGCCGGCCTGAATAACAACCTGGTGAACCTGATCAAGACGTCGACCAACGCCTTCGCCATTGCCGTGCCTGAGCTGCTTTATGCGTCCTCGCAAATCTGGTCAGAAAGCTTGAACGCGCTGGAGATGATGGTCTTTCTCCTCGTCTTCTACATCGCCGTTATTGGCGTTTTCACCTGGCTGATGCACAGGATCGAGCATGCCGTCGCAGTACCTGGCTGGGGAAAAGCATGA
- a CDS encoding DNA-binding protein, with product MSRISDTRLRTRDAAARLVSAGRHPHELTVDLIYAEIRQGSRTTINDELKLWKDEQARNDALSAALPPAVANAMLSVWALAVEQGEQVFAQRSGEFEAEATAAITRAESLQAANTGLQAEVQTLRAQVDDLQARLATALAAHARGQAELEAAIRRAEAAAAEGDAVRAQAEQALREAQSAHARELEALRTARAEHEAALRVEVDQATARLEGVQKLVMLQTEEAREAQRRAEAALAKTRQRNEQLVADGQRLSADAAEHRRLAERHEKQLASVMEETRELRRERDSLTQQVALLQGQLKGRDESAPARTARRRAG from the coding sequence ATGAGCCGTATCAGCGATACCCGTCTACGCACCCGCGACGCCGCCGCGCGCTTGGTTTCCGCGGGCCGGCACCCGCATGAACTCACCGTCGACCTGATCTACGCCGAGATCCGCCAGGGCAGCCGCACCACCATCAACGACGAGCTGAAGCTGTGGAAGGACGAGCAGGCGCGCAACGACGCGCTCTCCGCCGCACTGCCGCCAGCAGTCGCCAACGCCATGCTGTCGGTCTGGGCGTTGGCCGTCGAACAGGGGGAACAGGTCTTCGCGCAGCGCAGCGGGGAGTTTGAGGCCGAAGCGACCGCCGCCATCACGCGCGCCGAATCGCTGCAGGCCGCCAACACAGGGTTGCAGGCGGAAGTGCAAACGCTTCGCGCCCAGGTTGACGACCTGCAGGCGCGGCTCGCTACCGCGCTGGCCGCTCACGCCCGGGGCCAAGCCGAACTGGAGGCTGCCATCCGACGGGCCGAAGCCGCCGCGGCTGAGGGCGATGCCGTGCGCGCGCAAGCAGAGCAGGCCTTGCGCGAAGCGCAGTCCGCCCATGCCCGCGAACTGGAAGCACTGCGGACCGCCCGCGCCGAACACGAGGCCGCCCTGCGGGTGGAGGTCGACCAGGCTACCGCCCGGCTCGAAGGCGTGCAGAAGCTCGTCATGCTGCAGACCGAGGAAGCGCGCGAAGCCCAGCGTCGCGCGGAAGCTGCCCTTGCGAAGACCCGCCAGCGCAACGAGCAACTTGTGGCTGACGGGCAGCGGCTCAGCGCCGACGCTGCTGAACACCGCCGGCTGGCCGAACGGCATGAAAAACAGCTCGCCAGTGTCATGGAAGAGACGCGCGAACTGCGGCGTGAGCGCGATTCCCTGACCCAACAGGTCGCCCTGCTGCAGGGCCAGCTCAAGGGTCGCGACGAGTCTGCGCCAGCGCGTACAGCCAGGCGTCGCGCCGGCTGA
- a CDS encoding type II asparaginase produces the protein MFKLKSVEHSVTQQRTLPGRFRWLITQCFILAATLSTGAHAQPTEAALPRVAVLATGGTIAGTGASETQTTAYTSGVLTADALLRSVPSLEKVARVSGEQISNVGSDNMTNEILLKLAKRVNALLAQPDIAGVVITHGTDTLEETAYFLNLVVKSDKPVVVTGAMRPSTAISADGPSNILQAVTVAAAPSARGRGVMIVLNDRIGAARYVTKTNANSLDTFKGQDAGYLGTLVDQVPYFETTTAKPHTKATPFDVAKLDVLPEVAVIAHYQSDSGFMYEAAANNGIKGIIASGVGAGSVSLRAIPSIKKAMGQGIVVVRSSRTGGGFVPDDPAYPGLVADSLNEGRPEFVKFSPKLP, from the coding sequence ATGTTCAAACTGAAATCAGTGGAGCACTCTGTGACACAACAACGCACCCTTCCAGGCCGTTTTCGCTGGCTGATTACTCAATGCTTCATCCTTGCCGCTACGCTTTCGACGGGTGCGCATGCCCAGCCCACAGAAGCTGCATTGCCCCGTGTGGCGGTGCTGGCTACGGGAGGCACCATCGCGGGTACCGGCGCAAGCGAGACCCAAACGACCGCATACACCTCTGGCGTGCTGACCGCCGACGCGCTGCTTCGTTCCGTGCCATCGCTCGAAAAAGTCGCACGCGTGTCGGGTGAACAGATCTCAAACGTTGGCAGTGACAACATGACCAACGAGATTCTCCTGAAACTCGCAAAGCGCGTGAACGCCCTCCTGGCGCAGCCCGATATCGCCGGCGTTGTCATCACACACGGCACCGACACGTTGGAGGAGACGGCTTACTTCCTGAATCTGGTGGTCAAGAGCGACAAGCCGGTGGTCGTGACCGGCGCGATGCGCCCCTCGACGGCGATTAGCGCGGATGGGCCCAGTAACATCCTCCAGGCCGTTACGGTCGCCGCAGCCCCGTCTGCCCGCGGACGCGGTGTCATGATCGTGTTGAATGATCGTATTGGCGCTGCGCGGTATGTCACGAAGACCAATGCCAATTCTTTGGACACCTTCAAGGGGCAGGACGCGGGCTACCTCGGAACACTGGTCGATCAAGTCCCCTACTTCGAAACCACCACGGCAAAGCCTCACACCAAAGCCACGCCATTCGACGTCGCAAAACTCGATGTCTTGCCCGAAGTCGCGGTGATCGCGCACTATCAAAGTGACTCCGGATTCATGTACGAAGCCGCAGCAAACAACGGCATCAAAGGCATCATTGCCTCAGGTGTAGGCGCCGGTAGTGTTTCGCTGCGCGCCATCCCCTCCATCAAAAAGGCGATGGGGCAAGGCATCGTCGTCGTGCGTTCGTCACGGACCGGTGGTGGCTTTGTGCCAGATGATCCGGCATACCCTGGCCTCGTCGCAGATAGCCTGAACGAGGGTCGGCCGGAATTCGTGAAATTTTCGCCAAAGTTGCCTTAA
- a CDS encoding tyrosine-type recombinase/integrase: MNLPAPAPESLLLVALPAALDGHDGTNRARGGHRQIAADTDIEAVRLWLAEYASSPHTLRSYRKEVVRLLIWATRTLGKPLSSLTREDFLLYERFLAAPTADWIDPALPRRGGARRLFGGPLAEGSRRQALGILSGLLDYLVTAGYLAGNPLALRRSRSTRGSRARRVERYLDHALWQVVLASMEGWPQGTPRECQHYERSRWVMRFLYHTALRASEAAHAKAADFVQRRGRWWLYVVGKGGAEGEVPVSDALMAEFARYRAFHGLPPMPGPGDLSPAILSVAGDAQRHLTPTAVYLIAKEVFRRAAAVLEASDPAGAATLARASTHWLRHSAASHQADAGTDIRFIQKNLRHASIETTGIYLHAEDDRRHAHTVGEQQAQPPTAPAPPQ, from the coding sequence ATGAACCTGCCTGCCCCAGCCCCCGAATCGCTTCTGCTCGTCGCGCTGCCCGCCGCACTCGACGGCCATGACGGTACCAACCGCGCGCGCGGCGGCCACCGCCAGATCGCCGCCGACACCGATATCGAGGCCGTACGCCTGTGGCTTGCCGAGTACGCCAGCTCGCCGCACACGCTGCGCAGCTACCGAAAGGAAGTAGTACGGCTGCTCATCTGGGCAACGCGCACGTTGGGCAAGCCGCTCTCTAGCCTCACGCGCGAGGATTTCCTCCTGTACGAACGTTTCCTTGCCGCGCCAACGGCGGACTGGATCGACCCGGCGCTGCCGCGCCGCGGCGGCGCTCGGCGCCTGTTCGGGGGGCCGCTCGCCGAGGGCAGCCGCCGTCAAGCGCTCGGCATCCTCTCGGGTCTGTTGGACTACCTTGTCACGGCCGGCTACCTCGCAGGCAATCCGCTTGCCCTGCGCCGCAGCCGTTCAACGCGTGGCTCGCGCGCGCGACGCGTCGAGCGCTATCTCGATCATGCGCTGTGGCAGGTGGTGCTCGCGTCGATGGAGGGCTGGCCGCAGGGCACGCCGCGCGAGTGCCAGCATTACGAGCGCAGCCGCTGGGTGATGCGCTTCCTCTACCATACGGCGCTGCGCGCGAGCGAAGCCGCCCACGCGAAGGCAGCCGACTTTGTCCAGCGGCGCGGGCGCTGGTGGCTGTACGTTGTCGGCAAGGGCGGCGCCGAGGGCGAGGTACCAGTGAGCGACGCGTTGATGGCCGAGTTTGCTCGCTATCGCGCGTTCCACGGCCTGCCGCCGATGCCGGGGCCCGGTGACCTGAGCCCGGCCATCCTGAGCGTCGCCGGGGACGCGCAGCGGCACCTCACGCCGACGGCGGTCTATCTGATCGCGAAGGAAGTGTTCCGGCGGGCGGCCGCCGTGTTGGAGGCGAGCGATCCGGCCGGCGCGGCGACGCTGGCGCGTGCCTCGACGCACTGGCTGCGCCATTCCGCGGCTTCGCACCAGGCCGACGCGGGTACCGATATCCGCTTTATTCAGAAGAACCTGCGGCACGCCTCGATCGAGACGACCGGCATCTACCTGCACGCCGAGGACGACCGGCGGCATGCGCACACCGTGGGCGAGCAACAAGCTCAACCACCCACCGCGCCCGCCCCGCCACAGTAG
- a CDS encoding amino acid ABC transporter permease: MSPYMKCATSKWWPALALSAYAGSALAKDGEAGAAALGKWLPLLLQGFAVDVGISAASMAIGTLLGAGLGLGQIAQRRQLRVASQWVTQFFRNAPWLVLLFFCVLLLPNQFTLLGTDIPFPGWAKGIIGLALPVMGNVSEVVRGGIQSIPSGQWEAADSLALSRWQILRLVVLPQAVKRMVPPWMNVYAILMMATPLVSIVGVEDSVTVARAVLSAENSPALLMPVYGLLLILFFAYCAPIARWTRRLEARFAVA; this comes from the coding sequence ATGAGCCCATACATGAAGTGTGCAACGTCAAAATGGTGGCCGGCGCTCGCGCTCTCGGCCTACGCAGGTTCCGCCCTGGCAAAGGATGGTGAGGCCGGCGCCGCGGCGCTGGGCAAGTGGCTCCCATTACTCCTGCAAGGCTTCGCCGTCGACGTAGGCATCAGCGCGGCATCGATGGCCATCGGAACCCTCCTCGGCGCAGGGCTGGGACTGGGGCAGATCGCGCAGCGTCGCCAGCTTCGAGTCGCTTCACAGTGGGTGACGCAGTTCTTCCGCAATGCGCCATGGCTCGTCCTGCTGTTTTTCTGCGTCTTACTGCTCCCCAACCAGTTCACGCTCTTGGGCACGGACATACCCTTTCCTGGCTGGGCCAAAGGCATCATTGGTCTTGCACTACCGGTCATGGGGAACGTCTCCGAGGTGGTGCGTGGCGGCATTCAGTCGATTCCTTCCGGCCAGTGGGAGGCCGCGGACTCCTTGGCGTTGAGCCGCTGGCAGATTCTTCGTCTGGTGGTGTTGCCCCAGGCCGTCAAGCGGATGGTTCCCCCTTGGATGAACGTCTACGCCATCCTGATGATGGCCACGCCGCTGGTGTCCATCGTTGGCGTCGAGGATAGCGTGACCGTGGCACGGGCCGTGTTGTCGGCTGAGAACAGCCCGGCACTCCTCATGCCTGTGTATGGGCTCCTCCTCATTCTCTTCTTTGCCTATTGCGCGCCCATTGCGCGCTGGACAAGACGGCTCGAAGCCCGCTTCGCCGTGGCATGA